The following are encoded in a window of Clostridia bacterium genomic DNA:
- the pyrH gene encoding UMP kinase, with product MQLNEKTLKYKRVLLKVSGEALAGDKGLGLDTDTINNISDRICEAYNMGVEIAIVVGGGNFWRGRSGKGMDRTTADHMGMLATVINALALQDALESRNVPTRVQTAIEMRQIAEPYIRRKAVRHLEKRRIVIFACGTGNPYFSTDTTSALRAAEIDAEVILLAKKVDGVYDSDPNLNPDAKKFDRLTFIDVLNKGLGVMDSTAASLCMDNKIPILVFGLDQPENIIKVLLGEEIGTSIT from the coding sequence ATGCAATTAAACGAAAAAACGCTCAAGTATAAACGAGTACTACTTAAAGTAAGCGGAGAAGCTCTTGCTGGAGATAAGGGACTTGGTTTGGATACGGATACAATCAACAACATTTCTGACAGGATATGCGAAGCCTACAACATGGGAGTAGAAATAGCCATAGTTGTCGGGGGCGGAAATTTCTGGAGGGGTAGAAGCGGCAAGGGTATGGATCGCACTACCGCTGACCATATGGGGATGTTGGCTACAGTCATTAATGCATTGGCACTACAGGATGCTCTTGAATCCAGGAATGTTCCTACTAGAGTTCAAACTGCCATAGAAATGAGACAGATTGCAGAACCTTATATCAGAAGGAAGGCTGTTAGACATCTTGAAAAAAGAAGAATTGTAATTTTCGCCTGCGGAACGGGAAACCCCTATTTTTCTACAGATACTACTTCTGCACTGAGGGCAGCAGAAATAGATGCAGAGGTTATTTTGCTCGCAAAAAAAGTTGATGGGGTATATGATAGTGATCCAAATTTAAACCCGGATGCAAAAAAATTCGATAGATTGACTTTTATAGATGTTTTGAATAAAGGTCTGGGTGTAATGGATTCAACAGCTGCGTCGTTGTGTATGGATAATAAAATACCTATTTTAGTATTCGGGCTGGATCAACCGGAAAATATTATAAAAGTTTTGCTCGGAGAGGAAATTGGTACTTCAATAACATAA
- the frr gene encoding ribosome recycling factor: protein MSKEAYKPTEEKMKKTINVLKDELAGLRAGRANPSILDKVNIDYYGVPTPINQIGNVSIPEARVILIQPWDIKILKEVEKAIQKSDIGINPSNDGKVIRLVFPPLTEERRKELTKVVKKYGEDAKVALRSIRRDAIEHFKAQKKNGEITEDDLKDAEKDIQVITDKYITEVDKIVELKDKEILEV from the coding sequence ATGAGTAAGGAAGCTTACAAGCCTACTGAAGAGAAGATGAAAAAGACAATTAACGTTTTAAAGGATGAATTGGCAGGACTAAGAGCTGGAAGGGCAAACCCTTCAATTCTTGATAAAGTGAACATAGATTATTACGGAGTACCAACACCTATAAATCAAATTGGAAATGTTTCCATACCTGAAGCCAGGGTGATACTGATTCAGCCCTGGGATATAAAGATACTAAAGGAAGTAGAAAAAGCCATTCAAAAATCCGATATCGGAATTAATCCATCAAATGACGGAAAAGTTATTAGGCTTGTATTCCCGCCTTTGACTGAGGAAAGAAGAAAAGAACTGACTAAGGTAGTTAAGAAATACGGTGAAGATGCAAAAGTGGCATTAAGGTCTATAAGAAGAGATGCTATCGAGCACTTTAAAGCTCAGAAGAAAAATGGTGAAATTACTGAAGATGATCTGAAGGATGCAGAAAAGGATATACAAGTAATTACTGATAAGTACATAACAGAAGTAGATAAGATTGTAGAATTAAAGGATAAGGAAATTCTGGAGGTTTAG
- a CDS encoding isoprenyl transferase — protein MFNFSRFKKTSYEIDKNNLPVHIAIIMDGNGRWAKRRGLSRSLGHREGSNVLKRITEFCSDLGIKYLTVYAFSTENWKRPKSEVDKLMDLLLEYLKKAEDELSGKNIRIKVIGDKKGLPLEIQKQVERVEKFSRENTGLCLNMALNYGSRNEIINAAKLLIKDCNDGKIKVDDIDENLFSDRLYTTGIPDPDLLIRPSGEQRISNFLLWQAAYTEFWYSNVMWPDFKKEHLLEAIRDYQNRNRRFGGI, from the coding sequence ATGTTTAATTTTTCCAGATTTAAGAAAACAAGTTATGAGATAGATAAGAACAATCTTCCGGTTCATATTGCCATAATAATGGACGGAAACGGACGTTGGGCAAAACGCAGGGGATTGTCCAGAAGTTTGGGCCATAGGGAAGGATCTAACGTCTTAAAGAGGATAACAGAGTTTTGCAGTGACCTGGGAATTAAGTATCTTACTGTATATGCATTCTCAACAGAAAACTGGAAACGACCCAAAAGTGAAGTTGACAAGTTGATGGATCTTTTGCTTGAATATTTAAAAAAGGCTGAAGATGAGCTTTCGGGAAAGAATATCAGGATTAAAGTGATAGGTGACAAAAAAGGACTTCCACTGGAGATTCAAAAACAGGTTGAAAGGGTAGAAAAATTTTCACGGGAAAACACAGGATTGTGTCTGAATATGGCACTAAACTATGGAAGCAGGAATGAAATTATTAATGCAGCAAAATTATTGATAAAGGACTGCAATGATGGAAAAATAAAAGTTGATGATATAGATGAGAATCTATTTTCAGACAGACTTTACACTACCGGGATACCTGACCCTGATTTGCTGATAAGGCCTAGTGGAGAACAAAGAATAAGTAACTTTCTTCTCTGGCAGGCAGCTTATACTGAGTTCTGGTATTCAAACGTAATGTGGCCTGATTTTAAAAAAGAGCATTTACTGGAAGCAATAAGAGACTATCAAAATAGAAACAGACGGTTTGGAGGAATTTAA
- a CDS encoding phosphatidate cytidylyltransferase — translation MHKTRIISGGIGFILLVAVILAGSMAFTAAITLLSLIGMFEFYNAVSKGGYKPVRIIGYISCLVIFIVGLQAGENNLSFLFNIEYITFGLFAMICILFSYVVFTENKVNINDISLTFFGIFYVVFLFSFVVLTRNMEAGQYYIWLVFIGAFATDTFAYIFGNLIGKTKILPVISPKKSLEGSIGGIVGCVLLMLIYGLIIDSMGWVKDSVALYHFIVIGILCGVISQIGDWAASAIKRYIGVKDYGRIMPGHGGVLDRFDSILFVAPVIYFYFSFFIR, via the coding sequence TTGCATAAGACTAGAATAATCAGCGGGGGTATTGGTTTTATTCTATTGGTTGCTGTAATTTTAGCTGGGAGTATGGCTTTTACTGCTGCAATAACCCTTTTGTCTCTGATAGGCATGTTTGAGTTTTACAATGCAGTTTCCAAAGGAGGCTATAAACCGGTAAGGATTATCGGCTATATATCATGCCTGGTTATTTTCATTGTGGGATTGCAAGCCGGGGAAAATAATTTGAGCTTCCTATTCAATATTGAGTATATTACATTCGGATTGTTTGCTATGATATGTATTTTGTTTTCCTATGTCGTGTTTACTGAAAACAAGGTCAATATCAATGACATATCTTTAACCTTTTTTGGTATATTTTATGTAGTATTCCTGTTTTCATTTGTAGTTCTTACCAGAAATATGGAAGCAGGGCAGTACTATATATGGCTTGTCTTTATTGGTGCTTTTGCAACGGATACATTTGCTTATATTTTCGGAAACTTAATAGGTAAAACAAAAATACTTCCTGTTATAAGCCCGAAAAAATCGCTGGAAGGGTCAATAGGTGGAATTGTAGGCTGTGTTTTGCTTATGTTAATATATGGTTTGATTATTGATAGTATGGGATGGGTAAAAGACTCAGTAGCTTTATACCACTTTATTGTTATAGGTATATTATGTGGAGTGATTTCACAAATTGGTGATTGGGCGGCTTCGGCAATTAAGAGATACATAGGAGTTAAGGACTATGGAAGGATAATGCCGGGTCACGGCGGCGTTCTGGACCGCTTTGACAGTATATTGTTTGTGGCACCGGTTATTTATTTTTACTTCAGCTTTTTCATAAGATAA
- a CDS encoding 1-deoxy-D-xylulose-5-phosphate reductoisomerase, producing MAKNIAILGSTGSIGVQTLDVARNLGLKVSGLSANSNIDLLEKQLREFSPRVVAVGSEKLAEELKKRIRGYDTEVVFGEDGFKKVGTINEVDTVVSAVVGIAGLIPTLEAIRAGKDIALANKETLVTAGAIVMSEAKKHNVRILPVDSEHSAIFQCLMGNRAGDLEKIVLTASGGPFRGKKKNELKAVTPAQALKHPNWSMGSKISIDSATLMNKGLEVIEAKWLFDLNLKQIQVVIHPQSIIHSMVEYKDGSIIAQLGSPDMRIPIQFALTYPGRAEGDFSRLDLLKAGKFTFEEPDYETFGSLEYAFESLRIGGTMPVVLNAANEVAVSLFLNGRIGFLDISRIVGSAMGKHIVNNNPSLNDIIEVDMWTREEIKHLRI from the coding sequence ATGGCAAAAAACATAGCAATTCTGGGATCAACAGGTTCGATAGGGGTACAGACTCTTGATGTTGCGAGAAATCTTGGTTTGAAAGTATCAGGCCTGTCAGCCAACTCAAATATTGATTTGCTGGAAAAGCAGTTGAGAGAGTTTAGTCCAAGGGTAGTGGCTGTTGGAAGTGAAAAACTTGCCGAAGAATTGAAAAAAAGAATTAGAGGCTATGACACCGAAGTTGTTTTTGGTGAAGATGGGTTTAAGAAGGTGGGCACTATAAATGAAGTGGATACTGTTGTATCTGCCGTCGTCGGTATAGCAGGACTCATCCCTACTTTGGAAGCTATAAGAGCCGGAAAAGATATTGCTTTGGCAAATAAGGAAACTCTTGTTACAGCCGGAGCTATTGTCATGTCTGAAGCAAAGAAACATAATGTCAGGATACTTCCTGTAGACAGCGAGCATTCAGCAATTTTTCAATGCCTTATGGGAAACAGGGCAGGGGATTTGGAGAAAATAGTATTGACTGCTTCCGGTGGACCTTTCAGAGGTAAAAAGAAAAATGAACTTAAAGCTGTAACTCCTGCACAGGCTCTGAAGCATCCTAACTGGAGCATGGGCAGCAAAATTTCAATAGATTCGGCGACTCTGATGAATAAAGGCTTGGAGGTTATAGAAGCAAAATGGCTTTTTGATCTGAACCTGAAGCAGATACAGGTTGTAATACATCCTCAGAGTATTATTCATTCCATGGTAGAGTATAAAGATGGGTCAATTATAGCACAGTTGGGTTCTCCGGATATGCGCATTCCAATACAATTTGCCCTTACATATCCAGGCAGGGCTGAAGGCGATTTTTCAAGACTTGATCTGCTGAAAGCAGGCAAATTCACATTTGAAGAGCCGGATTATGAAACTTTCGGAAGCTTGGAATACGCTTTTGAATCCCTGCGGATAGGCGGAACAATGCCGGTTGTGCTTAATGCTGCCAATGAAGTTGCAGTTAGCTTATTCTTAAATGGAAGAATTGGTTTTCTGGACATTTCACGGATTGTCGGGAGTGCAATGGGCAAACATATTGTGAATAATAACCCAAGCCTGAATGATATAATAGAAGTAGATATGTGGACGAGAGAAGAAATCAAACATCTAAGAATTTAG
- the rseP gene encoding RIP metalloprotease RseP: MNIFVAILALSFLIIVHEFGHFIVAKLSGIKVLEFSLFMGPKLFSLKRGETTYSIRSIPLGGYVKMEGEEQESSDDRAYNRKPVYIRAAVIAAGPIMNLIVAVIFLTIITSVAGYRTTNIRYVEENSPAYNAGIREGDRVLTYNGKKILHPMDVELFKFGNKGKPVGIEFERNGIKQKAEITPEIFKENRFLLGFSPMSYYNDKSNIVRADSVDSKNQKVLFRKGDKIVRLGSQEISSGRDIRKFLGQNGDKPINVEVIRNGKTETFTVIPTKSNAPEQYEIGLDFSGEKGNILNSLKHSAIYSVSLSRNIYYSLAWLVTGNVSMKQMSGPVGIVSTIGDIVEMSPTLADRILGLMQITAFISINLGLFNLIPFPALDGSKLVILAIEGIRRKAIPPEREAFISLIGLALLIMLMIYATYNDIVRLAGGG, from the coding sequence ATGAACATTTTTGTTGCTATTCTGGCTTTAAGCTTTTTGATAATTGTACATGAATTCGGGCATTTTATAGTTGCCAAGCTTTCAGGTATAAAGGTTCTTGAGTTTTCACTCTTTATGGGACCCAAGCTTTTCAGCTTAAAGAGAGGTGAAACCACTTATTCCATAAGAAGCATACCTTTAGGTGGGTACGTGAAAATGGAAGGTGAAGAACAGGAATCCAGCGATGACAGAGCATATAACAGGAAGCCTGTCTATATACGGGCAGCCGTTATTGCTGCAGGGCCTATAATGAATCTTATCGTAGCGGTTATATTCCTCACAATAATAACTTCAGTAGCAGGTTACAGGACTACCAACATAAGATATGTAGAAGAGAATTCTCCGGCATATAATGCAGGTATCCGGGAGGGTGACAGGGTATTGACATATAACGGTAAGAAAATACTGCATCCTATGGATGTTGAGCTTTTTAAATTTGGAAACAAGGGTAAGCCTGTGGGTATAGAGTTTGAAAGAAACGGTATCAAGCAAAAAGCAGAGATTACTCCGGAAATTTTTAAGGAAAACCGGTTTTTACTTGGGTTTAGTCCCATGTCTTATTATAATGATAAATCTAACATAGTAAGAGCAGACTCTGTTGACAGCAAAAACCAAAAGGTATTGTTCAGAAAGGGAGACAAAATAGTCAGACTAGGCAGTCAGGAAATATCAAGTGGCAGGGATATAAGAAAGTTCCTTGGACAGAATGGTGACAAACCCATCAATGTAGAAGTTATCCGCAATGGAAAAACAGAAACGTTTACTGTTATACCTACAAAAAGTAATGCACCTGAGCAGTATGAAATAGGTTTGGATTTCAGTGGGGAAAAGGGCAATATACTTAATTCCTTGAAACATTCCGCTATTTACAGTGTATCACTTTCGAGAAACATTTACTATTCTCTTGCATGGCTTGTGACAGGCAATGTATCCATGAAGCAGATGTCTGGTCCAGTAGGAATAGTATCCACTATAGGAGATATTGTTGAAATGAGTCCAACCCTGGCTGACAGGATATTAGGCTTGATGCAGATTACCGCTTTCATAAGTATCAACCTCGGCTTATTCAACCTTATACCTTTTCCTGCACTTGATGGAAGCAAGCTTGTGATACTTGCTATTGAAGGTATAAGGAGAAAGGCTATACCGCCTGAGCGCGAAGCATTTATTTCATTGATAGGACTTGCACTTTTGATAATGCTGATGATTTATGCTACCTATAATGATATAGTCCGTCTTGCGGGGGGCGGGTAA
- the ispG gene encoding flavodoxin-dependent (E)-4-hydroxy-3-methylbut-2-enyl-diphosphate synthase, producing the protein MKEYSYIKRRPTKRIRAGSLYIGGDAPVTIQSMTNTDTRDVKSTVEQIKKLEEAGCEIIRVAVPDAEAAEAIGGIKKSIRIPLVADIHFDYRLALSSMKMGADKIRLNPGNIGDRDRVMKVVEMAKERQVPIRIGVNSGSIEKHILEKYSGVTPEGMVESALGHAAILEELDFDQIAFSIKASSVPMTIAAYRLMSEKSRYPLHIGVTEAGTVYKGTIKSSVGLGCLLAEGIGDTLRVSLTGDPVEEIRAGIEILKALGLKKGGIEFVSCPTCGRCQVDLIDIANKVEASVQMLEKDIKVAVMGCAVNGPGEAREADIGIAGGKGEVLLFKKGEAVRKIPEERAVEELLAEIKKM; encoded by the coding sequence TTGAAAGAATATAGTTACATCAAACGCAGACCGACTAAAAGAATAAGAGCAGGCAGTTTGTATATAGGCGGTGATGCTCCGGTCACTATACAGTCAATGACAAATACCGATACTAGAGATGTCAAATCAACGGTTGAGCAGATAAAAAAGCTAGAAGAAGCAGGCTGTGAAATAATAAGGGTTGCGGTGCCGGATGCTGAAGCAGCAGAAGCTATAGGCGGAATAAAAAAATCAATCAGGATTCCTTTGGTAGCAGACATACATTTTGATTACCGTCTGGCCCTTTCCTCTATGAAAATGGGTGCAGACAAAATAAGGCTAAACCCGGGAAACATAGGGGACCGTGATAGGGTTATGAAGGTTGTTGAAATGGCTAAAGAGCGTCAAGTACCTATAAGGATTGGAGTTAACTCGGGCTCTATAGAAAAACACATACTTGAAAAGTATAGTGGGGTAACACCTGAAGGTATGGTAGAAAGTGCTCTTGGTCATGCAGCAATACTGGAGGAACTTGATTTTGACCAGATAGCTTTTTCCATAAAGGCTTCAAGCGTGCCAATGACGATAGCCGCCTACCGTCTTATGTCGGAGAAATCAAGATACCCTTTGCACATCGGTGTCACGGAAGCCGGTACTGTTTATAAGGGAACAATCAAATCTTCCGTAGGCTTAGGATGTCTGTTGGCTGAGGGAATAGGTGATACTTTACGGGTTTCATTAACCGGTGATCCGGTAGAGGAAATAAGAGCAGGAATAGAAATCTTGAAGGCACTCGGCCTGAAAAAGGGCGGTATAGAGTTTGTATCATGTCCTACATGCGGCAGATGCCAGGTTGATTTGATAGATATAGCTAACAAGGTAGAAGCAAGTGTTCAGATGCTGGAGAAAGATATAAAGGTTGCAGTTATGGGCTGTGCAGTAAATGGACCAGGAGAGGCAAGGGAAGCTGATATCGGTATAGCAGGTGGCAAGGGAGAAGTGCTGCTGTTCAAGAAAGGTGAAGCAGTCCGTAAAATACCGGAAGAAAGAGCAGTGGAAGAGTTATTGGCTGAAATAAAAAAAATGTAA
- a CDS encoding glycosyltransferase family 2 protein encodes MKISAIIPAYNEENTISDVIKTIKSVNEIEEIIVVSDGSRDNTAGLAISCGARVVELEHNRGKGAAIKAGIKHCSGEIILLLDADLIGLNAFHIRKLLNPVLNNSADMTIGLFSKGRFSTDIAQKIAPNLSGQRAVRKSVLESLKGIDTAGYGIEVSLTIHAQKTNIRVDEVVLEDLTHVMKEEKLGLLRGFMERMKMYWQILKGMRLARR; translated from the coding sequence ATGAAGATTAGTGCAATAATTCCCGCCTATAACGAAGAAAACACAATTTCAGACGTAATAAAAACAATAAAAAGCGTAAATGAGATAGAAGAAATAATTGTTGTGAGCGACGGCTCAAGAGACAACACTGCCGGCCTGGCAATAAGCTGTGGAGCAAGGGTTGTCGAGCTCGAGCATAACAGGGGAAAAGGAGCTGCAATCAAAGCAGGCATCAAGCATTGCAGCGGTGAAATAATTTTACTTCTTGATGCTGATTTGATAGGACTTAATGCATTTCATATACGGAAACTGTTGAATCCGGTTCTGAATAACTCTGCAGACATGACAATCGGCTTGTTCAGCAAGGGTAGATTTTCAACGGATATTGCCCAGAAAATTGCGCCGAATCTGTCCGGACAGAGAGCTGTAAGGAAATCCGTTCTCGAAAGTTTAAAAGGTATTGATACTGCCGGTTATGGTATAGAGGTCTCATTGACAATCCATGCCCAAAAAACTAATATTAGAGTAGATGAGGTTGTATTAGAAGATTTGACACACGTAATGAAAGAAGAAAAGCTAGGTTTGCTGCGTGGTTTTATGGAAAGAATGAAAATGTACTGGCAGATATTAAAAGGGATGCGGCTGGCAAGGAGATAA